In the genome of Chiroxiphia lanceolata isolate bChiLan1 chromosome 17, bChiLan1.pri, whole genome shotgun sequence, one region contains:
- the SLC17A9 gene encoding solute carrier family 17 member 9 — protein sequence MAAGGGGRNVPVGTAERGPHDGMRRDGDPYWSRPESRVWTVMLLLGTCLLYCARVTVPICAVALSSYFDWDKKQSGVVLSSFFWGYCLTQIIGGHISDQIGGEKVLLLSASAWGFLTVLTPVLTHITSAHLVFMTSSRFLMGLLQGVYFPSLASLLSQRVRESERAFTYSTVGTGSQFGTLVIGGAGSLLLDWYGWESVFYFSGLLTLLWVYCTCKYLLSEKELIIPIDYLTRGLSIPKQTKVPWKQLFRKAPIWAVIIAQLSTASTFFTLLSWLPTFFKETFPESKGWVFNVVPWLVAIPTSLFSGFLSDHLISQGYRTITIRKFMQVIGSGVSSVFALCLGQTSSFCRAIVFASASVGLQTFNHSGISVNVQDLAPSCAGLLFGVANTGGALLGVICVYLAGYLIETTGSWISVFNLVAAVNSIGLCVFLLFGEAQRVDTDSAYVDL from the exons gccCGAGTCCCGTGTGTGGAcggtgatgctgctgctggggacgTGCCTGCTGTACTGTGCCCGTGTCACCGTGCCCATCTGCGCCGTCGCCCTCAGCTCCTACTTCGACTGGGACAAGAAGCAGTCTGGGGTTGTGCTCAGCAGCTTCTTCTGGGGCTACTGCTTGACACAGATCATCGGAGGACACATCAGTGATCA AATAGGAGGTGAGAAAGTCCTCCTCCTCTCAGCATCAGCCTGGGGGTTCCTCACAGTCCTCACCCCAGTGCTCACCCACATCACTTCTGCCCATCTTGTTTTTATGACCTCCTCCCGGTTCCTCATGGGGTTGTTGCAAG GGGTGTATTTCCCGTCCTTGGCCAGCCTGCTGTCCCAGAGGGTCCGGGAGAGCGAGCGAGCCTTCACCTACAGCACAGTGGGGACTGGCTCACAGTTTGG GACACTGGTGATTGGTGGTGCAGGATCCCTCCTCCTGGACTGGTATGGCTGGGAAAGCGTTTTCTACTTCTCCGGTTTGCTCACTTTGCTCTGGGTTTACTGCACCTGCAAGTACCTTCTGAGTGAGAAAG aACTCATCATCCCCATAGACTATTTAACAAGAGGCCTCTCGATACCCAAGCAGACCAAAGTTCCCTGGAAGCAGCTGTTTAGGAAGGCACCGATATG GGCTGTCATCATTGCTCAGCTCTCCACAGCCAGCACGTTCTTCACtctcctctcctggctgccaacTTTCTTTAAGGAAACTTTTCCTGAGTCAAAG GGTTGGGTGTTTAATGTAGTCCCCTGGCTGGTTGCAATTCCAACAAGCTTGTTCAGTGGATTTCTGTCTGATCATTTAATCAGTCAAG GGTACAGAACCATCACCATTCGTAAGTTCATGCAG gtcATTGGCTCTGGCGTCTCAAGCGTTTTTGCTCTGTGTCTGGGCCAGACCTCCAGTTTTTGCAGAGCAATAGTGTTTGCCTCCGCCTCTGTTGGACTCCAGACCTTTAACCACAG TGGTATTTCAGTAAACGTGCAGGACCTGGCCCCCTCGTGTGCTGGCTTGCTGTTTG ggGTTGCAAATACAGGTGGAGCCCTCCTAG GTGTCATCTGTGTGTACCTGGCTGGTTACCTGATTGAAACGACTGGCTCctggatttctgttttcaacCTGGTGGCTGCTGTTAACAGCATTGGGCTCTGTGTATTCCTCCTGTTTGGAGAGGCCCAGAGGGTGGACACAGACTCTGCTTACGTGGATCTCTAG